Below is a genomic region from Mycolicibacterium neworleansense.
TAGCAGCAGGTCGGCGCCGATGTTTCCGGGGCCGACGATCGCGGCAGTGGTCATTGTCGTCCTTCTCCGTCAGCAGCGAAACATGCGGTTACCGAGCCGATTCCGCTGAACGAGGCGGTGACGGTCGATCCTCCGGCGACCGGCACCGCGGTGGTCAGCGAACCGGGCAGGATCACCGAACCCGCCGCCAGGGTCACGCCGAGTGGCCCCAGGGTGTTCGCCAGCCAGACGAGGGCGTTGATCGGGGAACCCAGCACCGCGGCGCCTGCTCCGGTGGTGACGGCCTGGCCGCCAGAGGACAGCACGCAGCCGGTCAGCCGGAGGTCGATGCCGCTCAGGGCAACCGGCCTCGATCCCAGTACCACACCGCCCGACGAGGCGTTGTCGGCAATGGTGTCCGGCAACGTGATTCGCCAGTCGCGGATCCGGGAATCGATGATCTCCAATGCGGGCAACAGGTACCCGACTGCGCGCAGCGCATCCACGACCGTGACGCCGGGGCCAGACAGATCCCGATCCAAGACGAACGCGATCTCCGGTTCGACTTTTGGGCTGATGAAGGCGGCGGTATCGATCGGCATCGACTCCAGATGAAACATGTCACCGAACAGGTGGCCGTAGTCCGGCTGATCGACGCCGAGTTGACGCTGCATCGCCGCCGACGTCAGGCCCACCTTGTGGCCTTTGATCACCCTGCCCTGGCTGACCCAGTGGTCGACCTGCTGCAGCTGCAGCTCATATGCCCGCGCGACGGTGAGTTCGGGCTCGCTCTCGCTCGGCGGATCGACCGGTATCCGGGTGTCGTAGGCGTCCAGTAACGCCCCTGCGATCGGTGAACTGTGTTCAGGCATCTGATGGGATATCTCCTTACTCGGCCGGCCTGTCACGCCGGGATCGCCATGCAGTTCGGCGTGGTCGGTAGGCCGTTGAATCGGTCTGCAAGCCACTGCATCCCCTGCTCTCCGTCGACGAAGTAGGGCAGCAGGTTGTTGATCGCCAGCTTGTTGAGGAACGGCGGCTGCTCGTTGGTCCAGAACTGGACGTCCGCGCCCTTCGCGCACCAGTCCAGCGCCAGCTGGCGTGCGCCGCCCCACGGTATGAACGGGTCGAACCGGTTCGAATCGATGAAGACCGGTGCCGTGGGTTTCAGGGTGCCGATCCGCTGCTCGTTCAGCACGGTTCGCAACGGCTCGGAGTTGATCAGCTCGGCGACGTCGGCGGTGAAATACTGCTGGTAGTGCCGGAATCCGAACCTCATCACGGTCTCGCCTACGCATTCGTTCTGGGTCCGGGACAGCAGGTTCACCCCCTTGTCCGTCAACACACCGGTCAGCCCGGGAACCAGCTCGGGGTACGCCGCCCCGACGCCGTTGAGCAGATAGCCCAGCCCGCCGGCGAAGATGCTGCCGTCGGCGAACGGTGGTACCAGGGCGAGGTCGGCGGCGGGGGCACCGGCCCAGGCTCCGACGACCTTGAGCTCGGGGGCATACCGTGGCGCCAGTTCCACCGCCGACGCCGATGCGGTCCCGCCTTGGCCGTATCCCCAGAACGCCACCGGGCCACCAGGTTCGAGTGAGGTGTCCGGCAGGGCGAACGCCGCCCGGGCCGCGTCGATGAGGGCGTGACCGGCATTGAGCCGCATGAACGACGGCGGGACGCCTGGTGTGCCGACCCCTTGATAGTCGGTGACCACGACGGCGAATCCCCGCGCGACCATCGTCGCGACGAACATCTCCTCGTACCCGAAGGTGAGGTCCAATCCCCCACCGTAGTGAATGCCCTGATTGAACAACCTCGACGGAGCGCACTGATCACCGATTCCATAGACGCCGGTGGCGAATGCGACCAGGGGGCGCGGGCCGCTGCCGGGCCACGGGTTGTCCGGTTCGAAGTAGGTACCGGTGACCGCGACCTGGCCGCTGCGATTGTCGGTGCTGCGGTACATGATCCGGGTTCCGGTCGCGACGTAGGCCCCGAGCTGTCCGGAGGGCTCCAGCACCAGGCGAGAAGGTTCGGAACGGATCAACTGCCCGGGCGCGCCGTCACCCAGCGGGTCCGGTGGGGTGTA
It encodes:
- a CDS encoding 2-keto-4-pentenoate hydratase, which translates into the protein MPEHSSPIAGALLDAYDTRIPVDPPSESEPELTVARAYELQLQQVDHWVSQGRVIKGHKVGLTSAAMQRQLGVDQPDYGHLFGDMFHLESMPIDTAAFISPKVEPEIAFVLDRDLSGPGVTVVDALRAVGYLLPALEIIDSRIRDWRITLPDTIADNASSGGVVLGSRPVALSGIDLRLTGCVLSSGGQAVTTGAGAAVLGSPINALVWLANTLGPLGVTLAAGSVILPGSLTTAVPVAGGSTVTASFSGIGSVTACFAADGEGRQ
- a CDS encoding lipase family protein, with amino-acid sequence MAAAVLCLLGWSANPALPIAYADESQYEAFYTPPDPLGDGAPGQLIRSEPSRLVLEPSGQLGAYVATGTRIMYRSTDNRSGQVAVTGTYFEPDNPWPGSGPRPLVAFATGVYGIGDQCAPSRLFNQGIHYGGGLDLTFGYEEMFVATMVARGFAVVVTDYQGVGTPGVPPSFMRLNAGHALIDAARAAFALPDTSLEPGGPVAFWGYGQGGTASASAVELAPRYAPELKVVGAWAGAPAADLALVPPFADGSIFAGGLGYLLNGVGAAYPELVPGLTGVLTDKGVNLLSRTQNECVGETVMRFGFRHYQQYFTADVAELINSEPLRTVLNEQRIGTLKPTAPVFIDSNRFDPFIPWGGARQLALDWCAKGADVQFWTNEQPPFLNKLAINNLLPYFVDGEQGMQWLADRFNGLPTTPNCMAIPA